A single window of Tautonia marina DNA harbors:
- a CDS encoding aspartate kinase, with product MPLVVQKFGGTSVADANKILAAARRAIRAHREGKQVIVVVSARGHTTDELIALAKEINEQPPAREMDMLLSTGEQVSVALMAMAIQALGVPAISFTGAQIGIVTDSYHTKARIRNISTDRLQAALDEGKIAIVAGFQGVDEHYNITTLGRGGSDTTAVALAAVLGADACEIYTDVDGVYTTDPRIVPEARKIDRISYDEMLELASLGAGVMHSRSIEFAKKFGVPIQVRSAMADAPGTWIVAEQDARFIGASVTGAALARDEARVTVLGMPDRPGVVHALFRHIAEANIVVDMIVQNVATEGQTEVSFTVSGGDLAETLIVTERAAKEIGAGKVTYDSKVAKVSVVGLGMRVHTGVAQEMFKALGEAGVNIQMITTSEIKISVLVERSEAAQALRAVHRAFELDRTREDHRIEFIPRRGQSSEGSPLASSEESSLIGSLSGMEDLVVSGVDLDEQQARVTLLNVPDQPGYAAKVFQAIAEVGVNVDMIVQNVRSVSGDTRLSITVPRGDATRAARAAAGAVGDPGDVLVEPAMAKLSVSGIGMRTHTGVATRMFGALAEAGINIALINTSEVRVNVLTDIDRGREGLATLGKAFDLSIESGRA from the coding sequence TTGCCCCTCGTGGTCCAGAAGTTCGGCGGCACGAGTGTCGCCGACGCGAACAAGATTCTTGCCGCCGCTCGACGGGCAATCCGAGCCCACCGGGAGGGGAAGCAGGTCATCGTCGTGGTCTCGGCCCGGGGACACACGACGGACGAGTTGATCGCCCTGGCCAAGGAGATCAATGAGCAGCCCCCGGCGCGAGAGATGGACATGCTCCTCTCGACCGGCGAACAGGTGAGCGTCGCCCTGATGGCGATGGCCATTCAGGCGCTCGGCGTGCCGGCGATCAGCTTCACCGGGGCTCAAATCGGGATCGTGACCGACAGCTACCATACGAAGGCCCGCATCCGGAACATCTCGACCGATCGGCTCCAGGCGGCGCTGGATGAGGGGAAAATCGCGATCGTCGCTGGTTTTCAGGGGGTGGACGAGCACTACAACATCACCACCCTGGGACGGGGAGGGTCGGATACGACGGCCGTAGCCCTGGCGGCGGTCCTCGGGGCCGATGCCTGCGAGATCTACACCGACGTCGACGGCGTTTACACCACCGACCCGAGGATCGTGCCCGAGGCGCGGAAGATCGACCGCATCAGCTATGATGAAATGCTTGAACTAGCGAGTCTCGGCGCGGGAGTGATGCACTCGCGCTCGATCGAGTTCGCCAAGAAATTCGGCGTGCCGATTCAGGTCCGCAGCGCGATGGCCGACGCTCCGGGAACCTGGATCGTGGCCGAGCAAGACGCGAGATTCATCGGTGCGAGCGTCACCGGAGCCGCTCTGGCCAGGGATGAGGCTCGGGTGACGGTGCTCGGGATGCCCGATCGGCCGGGGGTGGTTCATGCCCTGTTCCGTCATATCGCCGAGGCGAATATCGTCGTCGATATGATCGTCCAGAACGTGGCGACCGAAGGCCAGACGGAGGTCAGCTTTACGGTTTCCGGAGGGGATCTGGCCGAGACGTTGATCGTGACCGAACGAGCCGCGAAGGAGATTGGCGCCGGCAAGGTCACTTACGATTCGAAGGTGGCCAAGGTGTCGGTCGTCGGTCTCGGGATGCGGGTGCACACGGGAGTGGCCCAGGAGATGTTCAAAGCCCTTGGCGAAGCCGGGGTGAACATCCAGATGATCACGACGAGCGAAATCAAGATCAGCGTTCTCGTTGAGCGATCCGAAGCCGCCCAGGCGCTTCGAGCGGTGCATCGGGCATTTGAACTCGACCGGACCCGAGAGGATCACCGAATTGAATTTATCCCCCGTCGCGGCCAGTCCAGCGAAGGAAGCCCCCTGGCGAGTTCCGAGGAGAGTTCGCTGATCGGCAGTCTGAGCGGGATGGAAGATCTGGTGGTCTCGGGTGTCGATCTCGATGAGCAGCAGGCCCGAGTCACCCTGCTCAACGTACCGGATCAGCCCGGTTACGCCGCGAAGGTGTTTCAAGCGATTGCCGAGGTGGGCGTGAACGTGGATATGATCGTCCAGAACGTTCGCAGCGTCTCGGGCGATACGCGGCTCTCGATCACCGTGCCCAGGGGAGACGCCACCCGGGCGGCTCGGGCCGCCGCCGGCGCGGTCGGCGACCCCGGTGACGTGCTGGTCGAACCGGCCATGGCCAAGCTCTCGGTGTCCGGAATCGGGATGCGGACGCATACGGGAGTCGCCACCCGGATGTTCGGCGCCCTGGCCGAGGCCGGCATCAACATCGCCTTGATCAACACGAGCGAGGTCCGGGTCAATGTGCTGACCGACATCGATCGCGGGCGCGAGGGGCTTGCAACCCTGGGCAAGGCGTTTGATCTGTCGATCGAATCGGGCCGGGCTTGA
- the asnB gene encoding asparagine synthase (glutamine-hydrolyzing), with protein MCGIAGAFDLRAQRSFPEDRLRAMTDAIAHRGPDDEHVHLEPGLALGARRLSIVDLSGGRQPLCNEDQTVWVAFNGELFEYPELYREIVARGHRPATRCDTELWVHLYEDFGEGMFEKAKGQFAVSLWDRKSRTLILGRDRVGIAPLYYVERDGWLLWGSEIKALLRSGLVEARPDPKGIDHLFTFFCAGTTRTFFEGVKSIPPGHYLRVHDGRVELKQYWDLDFPDAGDELRMDDTEPLVDELEALLRQSVERRLRGDVPVVSYISGGLDSTVVLGLSSRHRGSAVPSFTIGLDRAGPDERSQSTEAARVLGSPLTTVIMDRAKIAEAYPELVVAAEGPVFDTSCACLMRLAGAVHNEGYKVALTGEGADEAFAGYAWFKFQQMRDQNFRRFGRGPMNFGRELMFRVLGGRNARRPSAVEAMQGTRPIQQDMFEAISQSTQLVYSREMWDRLGDHHAFSDLDLTNPNMKRWAPLNQSLYVGYKVMLAGLLMIPKGDRIAMHSSVETRYPFLDEDVTAFATRIAPEYKLRGKTEKWLLRKVAERTLPPQIAGRPKTMFRASFAPTFLGPHRPAWVDQLLSPESLRATGYFDPEAVARERAWQTRIPRITPRRLIMQIGLTSVVATQLWHHLYISGGLCELPTWEAPQYAGNRLPGHYKIRSNGETTLPIAV; from the coding sequence AACGAAGACCAAACCGTCTGGGTTGCCTTCAACGGTGAGCTGTTCGAATATCCCGAGCTTTATCGAGAGATCGTCGCCCGAGGCCATCGTCCCGCCACGCGATGCGACACCGAACTCTGGGTCCACCTCTACGAAGACTTCGGCGAGGGGATGTTCGAGAAGGCCAAGGGGCAGTTCGCCGTCTCCCTCTGGGACCGCAAAAGCCGAACCTTGATTCTTGGACGCGACCGCGTCGGCATCGCCCCGCTCTACTATGTGGAACGTGATGGCTGGCTCCTCTGGGGCTCCGAGATCAAGGCGTTGCTCCGATCGGGGCTGGTTGAGGCACGCCCTGATCCGAAGGGGATCGACCACCTGTTCACCTTCTTCTGCGCCGGGACGACCCGTACCTTCTTCGAGGGGGTCAAGTCGATCCCGCCGGGCCACTATCTCAGGGTCCACGACGGCCGGGTCGAGCTGAAGCAATACTGGGACCTCGACTTTCCCGATGCCGGCGACGAACTCCGGATGGACGACACCGAGCCCCTTGTCGACGAGCTGGAAGCCTTGCTCCGGCAGTCGGTCGAGCGTCGGCTCCGGGGTGATGTCCCGGTCGTCAGCTACATCAGCGGGGGGCTTGATTCGACGGTCGTCCTCGGCCTCAGTTCTCGCCATCGGGGGAGCGCCGTGCCGTCGTTCACGATCGGCCTCGACCGCGCTGGTCCCGACGAACGCTCGCAGTCAACCGAGGCAGCCCGAGTGCTCGGCTCGCCGTTGACCACCGTCATCATGGACCGGGCCAAGATTGCCGAGGCGTATCCCGAACTCGTTGTGGCCGCCGAGGGACCGGTCTTCGACACCTCGTGCGCCTGCCTGATGCGCCTGGCCGGGGCCGTCCACAACGAAGGCTATAAAGTCGCCCTGACCGGCGAGGGGGCCGACGAAGCCTTCGCCGGCTATGCCTGGTTCAAGTTCCAGCAGATGCGCGACCAGAACTTCCGCCGCTTCGGACGGGGCCCGATGAACTTCGGCCGCGAGCTGATGTTCCGGGTCCTCGGCGGTCGGAATGCCCGGCGCCCTTCGGCCGTCGAGGCGATGCAGGGCACACGCCCGATTCAGCAAGATATGTTTGAGGCCATCTCTCAATCGACCCAGCTCGTTTACAGCCGGGAGATGTGGGACCGCCTCGGCGATCACCATGCCTTCTCCGACCTCGACCTGACCAATCCGAACATGAAGCGATGGGCACCCCTGAACCAGTCGCTTTATGTCGGCTACAAGGTCATGCTTGCCGGCCTCCTGATGATTCCCAAGGGGGACCGGATCGCGATGCACTCCTCCGTCGAGACGCGCTATCCCTTCCTCGACGAGGATGTGACCGCCTTTGCCACCCGGATCGCCCCCGAGTACAAGCTCCGCGGCAAGACCGAGAAGTGGCTCTTGCGCAAGGTCGCCGAGCGGACGCTCCCCCCTCAGATCGCCGGCCGACCGAAGACAATGTTCCGCGCCTCGTTCGCGCCGACCTTCCTTGGCCCTCACCGACCGGCCTGGGTCGATCAGCTTCTGAGCCCCGAATCCCTCCGCGCAACCGGCTATTTCGACCCCGAGGCCGTGGCCCGAGAGCGTGCCTGGCAGACTCGCATCCCCCGGATCACCCCTCGCCGGCTCATCATGCAGATCGGCCTGACCTCCGTGGTCGCCACGCAGCTTTGGCACCACCTTTACATCAGCGGCGGCCTCTGCGAGCTTCCCACCTGGGAAGCCCCCCAGTATGCCGGCAACCGCCTTCCCGGACACTACAAGATCCGGTCCAATGGTGAGACAACGTTGCCGATCGCGGTCTGA
- a CDS encoding argininosuccinate synthase, translating to MARDKVVLAYSGGLDTSVAVKWINETYGLDVIAYTCDLGQGQDIEAIRDKALRTGAVEAIAEDVRNLFVDYFAFPSLMAGALYEGKYPLATALGRPLIAQRMIQVARDHGAVAVAHGCTGKGNDQVRFDVTFQTLAPDLKIIAPVREWKWTRTEELKYAADHGIEVEATKEKIFSTDQNLWGRSIEAGVLEDPWVEPPPETFQWTVDPLKAPDEPEVVEITFDQGRPVALNGVETDGVELIEKLNAIAGKHGVGRVDHIENRLVGIKSREIYEAPAAYVLHEAHREIEFLTLSKDALRFKTHVSQAYGDLIYNGLWFSALHQDLMAFVASNQQYVSGVARIKLYKGSAMIVGRKSEHSLYRHELATYEEGDQYDASAALGFITIHGLGQKTQAQHQMLKGPGGSRRMELPSIIPPRKSDS from the coding sequence GTGGCACGCGACAAGGTGGTGCTGGCATACAGCGGTGGGCTGGATACGTCGGTCGCCGTGAAATGGATCAACGAGACGTATGGGCTCGATGTGATCGCGTACACCTGCGACCTGGGCCAGGGGCAGGACATCGAGGCCATTCGAGACAAGGCCCTGCGCACCGGAGCGGTCGAGGCGATCGCCGAGGACGTGCGGAATCTGTTCGTCGATTACTTCGCCTTTCCCTCGCTCATGGCCGGGGCGTTGTACGAGGGGAAATACCCGCTCGCCACGGCGCTGGGTCGGCCGCTCATCGCGCAGCGAATGATTCAGGTGGCGCGCGACCACGGCGCGGTGGCTGTGGCACACGGCTGCACGGGCAAGGGAAACGACCAGGTTCGCTTTGATGTGACCTTCCAGACCCTTGCACCGGATCTGAAAATCATCGCTCCGGTTCGTGAATGGAAGTGGACGCGGACCGAGGAGCTGAAGTACGCCGCCGATCACGGCATCGAGGTCGAGGCGACGAAGGAGAAAATCTTCAGCACCGACCAGAATCTCTGGGGCCGCTCGATCGAGGCGGGAGTGCTGGAAGACCCCTGGGTCGAACCGCCTCCGGAAACCTTCCAGTGGACGGTCGATCCGCTCAAGGCCCCCGATGAACCCGAGGTGGTCGAGATCACCTTCGACCAGGGGCGGCCCGTGGCCCTCAACGGTGTGGAAACCGATGGGGTCGAGCTGATCGAGAAACTCAACGCGATCGCCGGCAAGCATGGCGTGGGGCGTGTCGATCATATCGAGAACCGCCTGGTCGGCATCAAGTCTCGAGAGATTTACGAGGCCCCCGCCGCCTACGTCTTGCACGAGGCCCACCGGGAAATCGAGTTCCTCACGCTCTCGAAGGATGCCCTGCGGTTCAAGACCCACGTGAGCCAGGCCTACGGCGACCTGATCTACAATGGTCTCTGGTTCAGCGCCTTGCATCAGGATTTAATGGCCTTCGTCGCGTCGAACCAACAGTATGTGTCGGGGGTCGCCCGGATCAAACTGTATAAAGGTTCGGCGATGATCGTGGGACGCAAGAGCGAACATAGCCTCTATCGTCATGAACTGGCGACCTATGAGGAAGGGGACCAGTACGACGCCTCGGCAGCACTCGGGTTCATCACGATCCACGGCCTTGGGCAGAAGACCCAGGCTCAGCATCAAATGCTCAAAGGGCCAGGCGGGAGCCGTCGGATGGAGCTGCCGAGCATCATCCCGCCGCGGAAATCCGACAGTTGA
- the dtd gene encoding D-aminoacyl-tRNA deacylase: MRAVLQRVSQASVEVDGSLVGQIDRGWLILLGVGKGDTEADADWLAEKIVGLRAFEDELGKMNRSVGEVGGSVLVVSQFTLFGDCRKGRRPSFDAAADPGEAERLYQVLCDRIAALGLPVATGTFRAMMNVSLVNEGPVTLLLDSRKTF; encoded by the coding sequence ATGCGAGCCGTTCTGCAGCGCGTTTCCCAGGCCTCCGTCGAGGTTGACGGCTCCCTCGTCGGCCAGATCGATCGTGGGTGGCTTATCCTGCTCGGCGTCGGCAAAGGGGACACCGAGGCCGATGCCGACTGGCTCGCCGAGAAGATCGTTGGCCTCCGCGCCTTCGAGGATGAACTTGGCAAGATGAATCGATCCGTCGGCGAGGTCGGCGGCTCCGTCCTCGTCGTCAGCCAGTTCACCCTCTTCGGCGACTGCCGCAAAGGCCGCCGCCCCAGCTTCGACGCCGCCGCCGATCCGGGTGAGGCCGAACGCCTTTACCAGGTGCTTTGCGACCGGATCGCCGCGCTCGGCCTTCCCGTCGCCACGGGAACCTTCCGAGCGATGATGAACGTCTCGCTCGTTAATGAGGGGCCGGTCACCCTCTTGCTCGACAGTCGGAAGACATTCTGA
- a CDS encoding cofactor-independent phosphoglycerate mutase, with protein MKIAIVIPDGAADEPQDSLNDMTPLQAARTPEMDRVARDGVLGRSCNVPDRFLPGSDVATLSLFGYDPEQYYTGRAPLEVVAMGIALGPDDWAVRCNLMTILHGKMTDFTAGHISSEEGAELIAALSANLHTDGHSVEFHPGVSYRNAMIYRGRPGAPAPFDASTKTTPPHDVPDQDATDHLPQGAGSDLLRRLMEAGASVIQEHPVNHARIAAGKKPANAIWLWGQGKAPQVPTFAKLHGLKGAIISAVDLVRGTGMLAGWTRIDVPGATGYLDTDYAAKGRYAIEALRDHDLVCVHVEAPDEASHEGRADAKVEALERMDQDIVGPLRAALESYGEYRLLISPDHSTLLRTKAHDRAPVPWALCGTGLSGSGKPYDEISAMEAQGPFLPHGWRLMGDHVLKR; from the coding sequence GTGAAGATCGCCATCGTAATTCCCGACGGTGCGGCCGATGAGCCGCAGGACTCGCTCAACGATATGACTCCGCTGCAGGCCGCGAGGACTCCGGAGATGGATCGCGTGGCTCGGGACGGGGTGCTCGGCCGATCGTGCAACGTGCCCGATCGCTTTCTGCCGGGAAGTGACGTGGCGACCCTGAGCCTGTTCGGCTACGACCCGGAACAGTACTACACGGGACGGGCTCCGCTGGAAGTGGTGGCGATGGGCATTGCCCTGGGCCCGGACGACTGGGCGGTGCGGTGCAACCTGATGACGATCTTGCACGGCAAGATGACCGACTTCACCGCCGGCCATATTTCCAGCGAGGAAGGGGCCGAGCTGATCGCCGCGCTCTCCGCAAACCTGCACACCGACGGGCACTCGGTCGAATTCCACCCGGGGGTCAGCTACCGGAACGCGATGATCTACCGGGGGCGTCCGGGTGCCCCTGCCCCGTTCGACGCATCGACGAAGACGACGCCACCGCATGATGTGCCCGATCAGGACGCGACCGATCACCTCCCCCAGGGGGCCGGCTCGGACCTGCTTCGCCGCCTGATGGAGGCCGGGGCCTCGGTGATTCAGGAGCATCCGGTCAACCACGCTCGGATCGCGGCCGGGAAGAAACCGGCCAACGCCATCTGGCTTTGGGGGCAAGGCAAGGCGCCTCAGGTGCCGACCTTCGCCAAGCTGCACGGCTTGAAGGGGGCGATCATCTCGGCAGTGGATCTGGTCCGAGGCACGGGGATGCTGGCCGGCTGGACCCGAATCGACGTCCCGGGAGCGACCGGATACCTGGACACGGACTACGCCGCAAAGGGTCGTTATGCAATCGAAGCCCTGCGCGATCATGACCTCGTGTGCGTTCACGTCGAGGCGCCGGACGAGGCCAGTCACGAAGGCCGGGCCGACGCGAAGGTTGAGGCCCTGGAACGCATGGATCAGGACATCGTCGGGCCACTTCGGGCGGCGCTCGAATCCTATGGCGAGTACCGACTCTTGATCTCTCCCGACCACTCAACCTTGCTGCGCACCAAGGCCCACGACCGCGCCCCGGTTCCCTGGGCATTGTGCGGTACGGGCCTTTCCGGATCGGGCAAGCCGTACGACGAGATCAGCGCGATGGAGGCTCAGGGCCCGTTCCTGCCGCATGGTTGGCGGCTGATGGGAGATCACGTCCTGAAGCGTTGA